The window AAGGGAATGACCCTAATAATTCATTTTAGGAACCACAGGTATGCCCTGAATATAAAAGAGGATGTCGATTTGACCATTCTAGCAAAAACGAAAATATGAGAAACATCTCATGATGGTTTTGAACCAATGCATTGCCTCCTTCCAAGTTCTTCCATTACCCATATGGGCTATTTTGTTTATCATTTGATAGATCCTATTTAGCATATCATGTGTAAAGAATTAGCTCAATTTGAACCATGTTAGTTGTATGATTGTAAGGCCTTAATGTTGAAACAGTTTATGCTCATAAATTCAATGGGGCTGATCATATTTAATCGATTGTTTGATTGTACCTACAAGTTTCCATACTCGCCCTATCTTTAAGCATACACTTAAAGAGTTGGTTAATTATCTAACTATGATCATTAAATCAAAAGGTGTTCTCTTAGTGATATCATGTATACAATTCATTGTCATGGAGGATAAACATACAACATGTGAGAGTGTAAGCATTTAACGAGGTTGAAGCAAAGTCAAGGTCACATTATTTACAGATAAAAGTCGTTCACCAGAGGATGATAAATCTTCACCCTTGTGAgttgtttttgaaataaatgtAGGCCGTTTAGGAAAAGGAAGAGCAGAGTTGTTAcccaacatgaaaataattgtcAACATGGTAGGTCGATCGATTGCAAATTCTTGCACACATAAGAGCCCAATTTGGATGCATCTCAATACTTCATCTATAGGGTATGACTTTTCTAGTGATGAATCAATTATATCCAAGGCTTTATCTTCTTCCCATAGGTTCCAAACCTGAGAATTTTACCATTATTAGTTTATTgtaaagaatgaaaagaaaaaggtcaTGCAACACACATTCAGATCACTCACATTTCCAACTAAGTTCATGGATGGGTTGTCCCGATAATGAGTGCTATTTTTTCTCCCAGTAATAATCTCTAACAACAAAACTCCGAAGCTATAAACATTggattttgttgaaaataaccCTTCCATCGCATACTCAGGTGACATGTAACCACTGTAATAGCAAATAAACCAAactattaaaacatattaactaTTATGTTTCTTTGGCATCTCAAACATAACACTTACTATGTTCCAACTACTCGATTTgtgttttcttccatttgaTTTCCTCGAAATATTCTAGCCAAgccaaaatctgaaatttttGGAAGCATTTCGGCATCTAGTAGAACATTGCTTGCTTTTAGATCTCTGTGTATGATTCGTAATCTAGAGTCCTCATGAAGATATAAGATTGCTCGAGCAATTCCGACAATAATTTCAAAGCGTTTCCTCCAATCTAACAATGACCTCTTTGTTTCATCTGGCccaaagatatataaaatatcaatcaGTAAAACAATGTTAGGATATActgataatgatttttattaggCAAATAACTTCTCCAAGTGATTATGCAAGAACCTTAGAAgattaaagaaatgaaaatggaaaagaagaaatGGTACACACCAAAAATGAAAGAGTCTAAACTTTTGTTTGGCAAGTACTCATAGACTAACATCTTCTCTTCTTCTGTAATGCAACAACCCAAAAGCCTCACAAGATTCACGTGCTGGAGTTTTGCAATAAGCGTAGCTTCATTCTTAAATTCTTCTTTTCCTTGTCCTGAAtcctttgataattttttcacAGCTATTTCTTGTCCATTATATAGTTGACCCTGATAATCGTCATGTAGAATTAGCTTATTCATAGTTAGGAAAATTCAGCTTAGCGTAGTGTTtgtgcaatgaaagaaagtccaACAATTTCAATAGTCATCACAGATTTGAGAATGACTGACTACCTTATAAACTGAGCCAAAACCACCACGTCCAAGTTCATTCTCAGAAGAGAAATTATTTGTGGCTGCAACTATGGTGTTCAGATCAAAGAATTGTAATTCAGAATTGGTTGTACTTTCATCACGCTCCTTAGCTCCTGGAGAGTCTTGCCACCATGTAGCGCCAGGTCTCGAATTATACAACATTTTGTTTTGTCTTCCTCTCCCTGTCATGGAAGTATAAcaataaataatgtttttttgattGTGGGGGAaaataaatgggaaaaaaaaagaagaaataatacAATTCCTTAATACCATGAAAGCAAGGAAAAAAGACTCAACCCCATATTAATTCACTGGGTAACTAAGCTTAGAAATGTTTGACTTTTCTTATTAATCTCTTCATGTTAATCCATGCCCAAGACACAAACATTGGATAGAAGGCTTAAATGAACCataagaatttttgtttgattacctttcatcttcttccttaaGAACCAAAATGTGGAGACCAACAGAACCATAATCACGGTAGCCCCCACCACCAAAACTGCCATCATCCCCTTTTTCGCAAGGAAACCTTTTGACTGCTTTTGATTTTCAgctaaaaaaatacaagaaaaaaaaaaacatcataaatgaTCTCATAAATCTGGGAGAGAAATCATTCAACGAATCCTGACAATTAACTGCTAGCATACCTAGAGTGATGGCATCCACACGCACATATAAATCTTGGCCCCCTTCAGGAAACACTCTTGTATCCACCAAATCCCCATGCCAAGACAAGCACCCACTCCCACTTCCACTCACATTTGCAGCCGCGTATCCACTGCAAGAACACTCCTTCAGGCACTCCTCTCTACACGCTTCCACGCTGATGTTCATGTTCACACGTGCCACCGATGTATCTGGAGGCTTCGCACGTCCCACCTTCACAAACCCTTCCCCGTTCCCGCACACCTTCGCTCCTTCCTTCCTCAGACATCCTGCTGAGCCGTCTTTCAAGAACCAGTCACGTGGCGACTTGGGCTCGAACCCCGCCAGGCACGTGCACTCAAACTCGGCCTGGCTGTCGTCGCAGTTGCTGTTGGGTCCGCACAGGCCGTACCTGTCGCACCTGTCCCTTGGGGCTGTGTAGAAGCTGAACCATTTGCCTTCCCTTTCCTGCCACATGTTCCGCTGGAGATATCCCTCGTGGTCCACCGTCACCCGCTGGAGAAACGACGCGTTGACCATAGTAAACATCTCAGAGATTTCATCTTGATTGTTCAAAAAGATAATTTTGAGTTCGGATATTTACATCATCGCCGGCAGACCGCTCCACCGGAGCCCGTTCCAGTTACCGGTTCTCCATAGCGGCTCTGAACCCTGGTACAAAAATATTTGTGGAGACCCACTGGCGTTAATCCTATACGAGTATTTCCCTGTTCCTGGGTCGGTTGGGGACTTCCAAGAAGTTAGGAACACGTTGAAACCGGTTCTCCGATTCAGTCCGAATTTCATGTGGGGAATCCAATTATCTGTGGGATAATCAAAGCCTTGCCACACAACCCTCTTGTCACCGTTATGGATCAAGACTAGGTTTCCTGTATCTAAGAGCTGAGCCACAGTAGGGTTCACTGATGAGATGGAAACGTTTGTGGACCATACATGAGTGTTTCCGCGGTGCAGAAGGAGGTTTCCAGAAGTGTTGATGGAGAGGACTCCGGAGCTATCGTTGATAGGATGGTCTCTGTTAAGAACCCATACAACGGTTTGTTCACGAATTGTGTTGTACCAAACTCCAATATATCGGAGTGTAGAATTCCGTGGACTGAAGAAGCCAAGAGCGAACCTGGACTGTTTAGAGACTAGAAGGTCACCATCTCTGAAGGGTTGGTTGGGAGTTATGGTGTTAGTGGAGCTGCAAAGTGGGAGCATAAGGAATAGAAGCAAGTACTGAAGAAACATCTTTACAGGATGCATATGTGACTTCATGATAAAGTGATGACTTCCGTGTTACCGATGCTGAGCGTTGGTGGAAGAGACAGAGCAATTCTACAACACAAACTAACTAGGCATACCATGAAGGAACGAGTTGCAGGTGGATTGAAGTACTAGCGCGTGGCGACTACGTGACGGAGCTTAATGATAATAAGTAAGGTTCAAAGAATCAGAAGTGACAATGATATCTACCTAAAACTGAATCGATTGAAGAGATTTGAAGGGTAGAAGAAGTCATTACTTAAAAGAGGTGGTTGGCGATGGCCAATTGCTCAAATCGTTCAAAGTTCTCCGATGTTTGGTGCCTTTGCTGTCTCCCACGGGAAGATAAAGCTGGCACGAGCCTAGTGGATGTAAAGTCAAGGAAAGGACCCACTGATTCATATTGCTTGTAGTTGTGTGGGTTCTATTGCTCAAATTGTTCAAAGTTCTCCGATATTTGGTGCATTTGCCGTCTCCCACGGGAAGATAAGGCTGTTACGAGCCTAGTGGAATGCTCTCCGTATTTTCAATCAATATTCTTCATTTGTTATTTGTGTTCTTGCCTCTACTTTGCATTGTGAGGG of the Vitis vinifera cultivar Pinot Noir 40024 chromosome 10, ASM3070453v1 genome contains:
- the LOC100853235 gene encoding G-type lectin S-receptor-like serine/threonine-protein kinase At1g11410, with the translated sequence MFTMVNASFLQRVTVDHEGYLQRNMWQEREGKWFSFYTAPRDRCDRYGLCGPNSNCDDSQAEFECTCLAGFEPKSPRDWFLKDGSAGCLRKEGAKVCGNGEGFVKVGRAKPPDTSVARVNMNISVEACREECLKECSCSGYAAANVSGSGSGCLSWHGDLVDTRVFPEGGQDLYVRVDAITLAENQKQSKGFLAKKGMMAVLVVGATVIMVLLVSTFWFLRKKMKGRGRQNKMLYNSRPGATWWQDSPGAKERDESTTNSELQFFDLNTIVAATNNFSSENELGRGGFGSVYKGQLYNGQEIAVKKLSKDSGQGKEEFKNEATLIAKLQHVNLVRLLGCCITEEEKMLVYEYLPNKSLDSFIFDETKRSLLDWRKRFEIIVGIARAILYLHEDSRLRIIHRDLKASNVLLDAEMLPKISDFGLARIFRGNQMEENTNRVVGTYGYMSPEYAMEGLFSTKSNVYSFGVLLLEIITGRKNSTHYRDNPSMNLVGNVWNLWEEDKALDIIDSSLEKSYPIDEVLRCIQIGLLCVQEFAIDRPTMLTIIFMLGNNSALPFPKRPTFISKTTHKGEDLSSSGERLLSVNNVTLTLLQPR
- the LOC132254548 gene encoding G-type lectin S-receptor-like serine/threonine-protein kinase At1g11410, producing MKSHMHPVKMFLQYLLLFLMLPLCSSTNTITPNQPFRDGDLLVSKQSRFALGFFSPRNSTLRYIGVWYNTIREQTVVWVLNRDHPINDSSGVLSINTSGNLLLHRGNTHVWSTNVSISSVNPTVAQLLDTGNLVLIHNGDKRVVWQGFDYPTDNWIPHMKFGLNRRTGFNVFLTSWKSPTDPGTGKYSYRINASGSPQIFLYQGSEPLWRTGNWNGLRWSGLPAMM